The proteins below come from a single Leptotrichia sp. oral taxon 223 genomic window:
- a CDS encoding Glu/Leu/Phe/Val dehydrogenase yields MAKETLNPFEIAQKQIKSACDKLNADPAVYEILKNPMRVMEVSFPVKLDNGTVKTFTGYRSQHNNAVGPFKGGLRFHPDVTRDEVKALSTWMTFKCSVAGIPYGGGKGGMAINPKDYSKAELERISKGFAKAISPIIGEKVDIPAPDVNTNGQIMSWMVDAYEEVAGKSTKGVFTGKPLEFGGSLARTEATGYGVNLTAKKALAKLNIDVKGATYAVQGFGNVGFYTAYYAHKDGAKIIAFSNTDVAIYNENGIDMEAVIKDFEENGRITENKGYGKDITNAELLELEVDVLAPCALENQITSENADRIKAKVVAEGANGPTTPEADEILFKKGIVVIPDILANSGGVVVSYFEWVQNLQSYYWSFEEVQQKEDALLSGAFEDVWALADEYKVDLRNAAYMKSIERISKAMKLRGWY; encoded by the coding sequence ATGGCAAAAGAAACATTAAATCCATTTGAGATTGCTCAAAAACAAATCAAATCAGCTTGTGATAAATTAAACGCAGATCCGGCTGTTTATGAAATCCTAAAAAATCCTATGAGAGTGATGGAAGTATCGTTTCCGGTAAAACTGGACAACGGAACAGTTAAAACATTTACAGGATACAGATCTCAACATAACAATGCAGTAGGGCCTTTTAAAGGTGGACTTAGATTCCATCCAGATGTAACAAGAGACGAAGTAAAAGCATTATCAACTTGGATGACATTCAAATGTTCAGTAGCAGGAATCCCTTATGGTGGTGGAAAAGGTGGAATGGCAATTAACCCTAAAGATTATTCTAAAGCTGAATTAGAAAGAATCTCTAAAGGTTTTGCAAAAGCGATTTCACCAATTATTGGAGAAAAAGTTGACATACCAGCTCCAGATGTTAATACAAACGGACAAATCATGTCATGGATGGTTGACGCTTATGAAGAAGTTGCAGGAAAATCAACAAAAGGTGTATTTACAGGAAAACCTTTAGAATTTGGAGGCTCTCTTGCAAGAACAGAAGCAACTGGATACGGAGTTAATTTAACAGCTAAAAAAGCATTGGCAAAATTAAACATTGATGTTAAAGGAGCAACATATGCTGTACAGGGATTTGGAAATGTTGGATTTTACACAGCATATTATGCACATAAAGACGGAGCAAAAATTATAGCTTTCTCAAATACAGATGTTGCAATTTACAATGAAAACGGAATTGACATGGAAGCTGTAATAAAAGACTTTGAAGAAAATGGACGTATTACAGAAAACAAAGGTTACGGAAAAGACATTACAAATGCTGAATTATTGGAATTAGAAGTTGACGTTCTGGCTCCATGTGCCTTGGAAAACCAAATTACTTCTGAAAATGCTGACAGAATTAAAGCAAAAGTAGTTGCAGAAGGAGCAAACGGGCCAACTACTCCAGAAGCTGATGAAATCTTATTCAAAAAAGGAATCGTAGTTATCCCTGACATTCTGGCAAATTCAGGTGGAGTTGTAGTTTCATACTTTGAATGGGTACAAAACCTGCAAAGTTACTACTGGTCATTTGAAGAAGTTCAACAAAAAGAAGATGCGCTGTTGTCAGGAGCATTTGAAGATGTATGGGCTTTAGCAGACGAATACAAAGTGGATTTAAGAAATGCCGCTTACATGAAGAGTATAGAAAGAATTTCAAAAGCAATGAAATTAAGAGGATGGTATTAA
- a CDS encoding YciI family protein, whose product MNSIFIVSTTYTKSLEEVGKFRQEHFKFIQKNIDAGKFIAGGRQNPPTGGLILAYSVTKAELEEILKDDPYYKNNLIETVITEFTPALLDKDFKKLQEK is encoded by the coding sequence ATGAACTCAATTTTTATTGTATCTACAACTTATACAAAATCGTTAGAAGAAGTAGGGAAATTTAGACAGGAACATTTTAAGTTTATTCAAAAAAATATTGATGCTGGAAAATTTATCGCAGGAGGACGGCAAAATCCTCCAACTGGCGGACTTATTTTGGCATATAGCGTAACAAAAGCAGAACTTGAGGAAATATTAAAAGATGATCCTTATTATAAAAATAATCTGATAGAAACTGTAATAACTGAATTTACACCTGCACTGCTTGATAAGGATTTTAAAAAATTACAAGAAAAATAA
- a CDS encoding AMP-binding protein codes for MFLERTERLALVDFENKHINYIDLINNIKYFSEYVLEMEKEKFGLIVMENRPEWIYSFFSVWDKRSAVIAIDANSNSGEILYVLEDSHPNVIFCSNETEGTILEAVEKYSSKNTVKVINVDKITVEQGKMNVIKNMQFELENPTGDETAAMLYTSGTTGSPKGVMLSFNNLNTEMEGLYEKGIFDYRDEILAILPFHHVLPLTASVLLMLKYQTSIVFVKKIASKEIFDALEKNRVTAIIGVPRVFKLFYDGIKQQIDAKFITRFIYKMMSNVKSLKIKRKVFAKVHKKFGGHLDFIVVGGAKMDPEISKFYETLGFYALEGYGLTETAPVIAVNSKKERKIGTVGKKLHNIEIKIVDEELWVKGPIVMKGYYNKPDKTAEVITEDGWFKTGDLATIDEEGYVTIRGRKNTMIVLSNGKNIDPETLENRIIAQSGGLVKEIGIFNYKNKLAAIIVPELLEFRKRGITNIKAYIRNIVEDYNLKAHNYEKVLDYKLFEEELPKTRVGKIRRFMLPDLYEKNEIVKKEKTPEPTDEAYKILKEYVKKNKGIEPQPEENLELEIGMDSLDIVEFFAFIENSFGIHLDEEKFAEMPNLKLLSEYINQKATKFEDSDVDWKQIISETKPIQDNKNRWVTKLLKVFQPIVDLYFRVKKVDRKKLTDNPQIFVSNHQSFADSLILGSLFPRKIIFNTLFLAIDWYFKKGVMKLFVSNGNVVLIDINKNIRKSVEEIVGYLKGGKSIVIFPEGARTKDGKVAQFKKVFAIIAKELNVDVQCLGIKGGFEAYSRYMKFPKPKKIEVAVLEKFSPEGSYDEIAQKAENIIRKYVEN; via the coding sequence ATGTTTTTAGAGAGAACGGAGCGGCTGGCATTAGTTGACTTTGAGAATAAGCATATTAATTATATTGATTTGATAAATAATATAAAGTATTTTTCTGAGTATGTACTTGAAATGGAAAAAGAGAAGTTTGGGCTGATTGTTATGGAAAATCGTCCAGAGTGGATTTACAGTTTTTTTTCTGTATGGGATAAAAGATCGGCTGTGATTGCCATTGACGCCAACAGTAATTCTGGCGAGATTTTATACGTGCTGGAAGATTCTCATCCAAATGTAATTTTCTGCTCAAATGAAACAGAAGGAACTATTTTGGAAGCAGTTGAAAAATATAGTTCAAAAAATACTGTAAAAGTAATAAATGTGGATAAAATTACAGTTGAACAGGGAAAAATGAATGTTATAAAAAATATGCAGTTTGAGCTTGAAAATCCAACTGGAGATGAAACAGCGGCTATGCTTTATACTTCAGGAACAACTGGCAGTCCAAAAGGTGTAATGCTGTCTTTCAATAATTTAAATACTGAAATGGAAGGACTTTACGAAAAAGGGATATTCGATTACAGGGATGAGATTTTGGCGATACTGCCATTTCATCATGTTCTACCTTTGACGGCGAGCGTTCTTTTGATGTTAAAATATCAGACTTCAATTGTATTTGTAAAAAAAATTGCAAGCAAGGAAATATTTGACGCACTTGAAAAAAATAGAGTAACTGCAATAATAGGAGTTCCAAGAGTATTCAAACTATTTTATGATGGAATAAAGCAGCAAATTGACGCAAAATTCATTACACGGTTTATTTACAAAATGATGAGCAATGTCAAATCACTGAAAATAAAAAGAAAAGTCTTTGCAAAAGTTCATAAAAAATTTGGTGGGCACCTTGACTTTATTGTTGTCGGTGGAGCAAAAATGGATCCTGAAATTTCAAAGTTCTATGAAACATTGGGATTTTACGCCCTTGAAGGTTATGGGCTTACCGAAACTGCGCCAGTTATCGCTGTAAATTCAAAAAAAGAAAGAAAAATCGGAACAGTTGGGAAAAAGCTTCATAACATTGAAATAAAGATTGTGGATGAAGAATTATGGGTTAAAGGTCCAATTGTTATGAAAGGCTATTACAATAAGCCTGATAAGACGGCGGAAGTAATTACTGAGGACGGATGGTTCAAGACAGGGGATTTGGCGACAATTGATGAAGAAGGCTATGTTACAATTCGTGGAAGAAAAAATACAATGATAGTTCTTTCAAATGGTAAGAATATTGATCCAGAAACGCTTGAAAATAGAATAATTGCCCAAAGTGGCGGATTAGTCAAGGAAATTGGAATTTTTAATTACAAGAATAAGTTAGCTGCAATAATTGTCCCTGAATTACTGGAATTTAGAAAACGTGGAATTACAAATATAAAGGCTTATATCAGAAATATTGTGGAAGATTATAACCTGAAGGCGCATAACTATGAAAAAGTGCTTGATTACAAGCTGTTTGAAGAAGAGCTGCCAAAAACTCGGGTTGGAAAAATCCGTAGATTTATGTTGCCGGACTTATATGAAAAAAATGAAATCGTAAAAAAAGAAAAAACACCCGAGCCAACAGACGAAGCATATAAAATATTAAAGGAATATGTCAAGAAAAATAAAGGAATTGAGCCACAGCCAGAAGAAAATCTGGAACTTGAAATTGGAATGGATTCACTTGATATTGTGGAATTTTTTGCATTTATAGAAAACAGCTTTGGAATTCATCTAGATGAAGAAAAATTTGCTGAAATGCCAAACCTGAAACTGCTATCAGAATATATCAATCAAAAAGCTACAAAATTTGAAGACAGCGATGTGGACTGGAAACAGATTATTAGTGAAACAAAACCTATACAAGATAATAAGAACCGATGGGTAACAAAATTGCTAAAAGTATTCCAGCCGATAGTTGACTTATATTTCAGAGTAAAAAAAGTTGACAGGAAAAAATTAACAGATAACCCGCAAATCTTTGTGTCAAACCATCAAAGTTTTGCAGATTCATTAATTTTAGGCTCATTATTTCCAAGAAAAATTATTTTTAATACATTATTTCTGGCAATTGACTGGTATTTTAAAAAAGGTGTAATGAAACTGTTTGTTTCAAATGGAAATGTTGTGTTAATTGACATTAATAAAAATATCAGAAAAAGCGTCGAGGAAATCGTTGGATACCTAAAAGGCGGAAAAAGTATAGTAATTTTCCCAGAAGGAGCGAGAACAAAGGATGGAAAGGTTGCCCAGTTTAAAAAAGTGTTTGCCATAATCGCAAAGGAACTAAACGTAGATGTTCAATGTCTTGGAATAAAAGGAGGTTTTGAAGCGTATTCGAGATACATGAAGTTTCCAAAGCCGAAAAAAATCGAAGTGGCAGTGCTGGAAAAATTCTCGCCAGAAGGAAGCTACGATGAAATTGCACAAAAAGCAGAAAACATTATAAGAAAATATGTTGAAAATTAA
- a CDS encoding RNA-guided endonuclease TnpB family protein, with product MKYNLAFKYRIYPNKDQELLINKTFGCVRFVYNTILYTANKIYEETGKNKIITPASLKSENQFLKEVDSLALSNAQLNVKRSFTNFFQKRAKFPRFKSKKNNVKSYTTNCVNNSIRIEENKYLVLPKLKRVKLKYHREIPKDYKIKSVTLTNSNGNYYVSVLTEFEKEIQKIPSNDKVIGLDFSMSELFVSSENQRADYPRYFRMLEKKLKKLQKSLSRKVKFSKNWYKQKEKISKLHEYIKNCRRDFLHKLSKKLSEMYNAVIIEDLNMKGMSQALNFGKSVGDNGWGMFLRMLEYKLIFLGKQFLKIDKWFPSSKTCSKCGNIKEELKLSERSYKCECCGIEIDRDYNAALNIKNIGKAMLEY from the coding sequence ATGAAATATAATTTAGCATTCAAATACAGAATTTATCCAAATAAAGATCAAGAATTATTGATAAACAAGACTTTTGGATGTGTTCGTTTTGTTTACAATACAATTTTGTACACTGCGAATAAAATTTATGAAGAAACTGGAAAAAATAAAATAATTACACCTGCCAGTTTGAAAAGTGAAAATCAATTTTTGAAAGAAGTAGATAGTTTGGCACTTTCAAATGCTCAATTAAATGTAAAACGCTCGTTTACGAATTTTTTCCAGAAGAGAGCAAAGTTTCCAAGGTTCAAATCTAAAAAGAATAATGTTAAAAGTTATACGACAAATTGTGTGAACAATTCGATACGAATAGAGGAAAACAAATATTTGGTTTTGCCAAAATTGAAAAGAGTAAAATTGAAATATCATAGAGAAATACCAAAGGATTATAAAATAAAGTCAGTAACATTGACAAACAGTAATGGAAATTACTATGTTTCTGTTTTGACAGAATTTGAAAAAGAAATTCAAAAAATACCAAGTAATGATAAAGTGATTGGACTTGATTTTTCAATGTCTGAATTATTTGTCAGTTCTGAAAACCAAAGAGCTGATTATCCAAGATATTTTAGGATGTTGGAGAAAAAATTGAAAAAATTACAAAAGTCATTGTCGAGAAAAGTGAAATTTTCTAAAAATTGGTATAAACAAAAAGAAAAAATATCAAAATTACATGAGTATATTAAAAATTGTCGAAGAGATTTTTTACATAAATTATCAAAAAAATTATCTGAAATGTATAATGCTGTGATTATCGAGGATTTGAATATGAAAGGGATGAGCCAGGCATTAAATTTTGGGAAAAGTGTAGGAGATAATGGATGGGGAATGTTTTTGAGAATGCTTGAGTATAAACTGATATTTTTAGGGAAACAATTTTTGAAGATAGATAAGTGGTTTCCATCGTCGAAAACTTGTAGTAAATGTGGAAACATTAAAGAGGAGCTGAAATTATCAGAAAGAAGTTATAAATGTGAGTGCTGTGGAATTGAAATTGATAGAGATTACAATGCGGCATTGAATATAAAAAACATTGGAAAAGCAATGTTGGAATATTAA
- a CDS encoding AAA family ATPase: protein MDEKAITVGIENFEKIIKDGHYYVDKSLLIEEILENQTPVTFFTRPRRFGKTLNMSMIKYFFDVENKNKGHKMSKDFNKICEEIEIIDKLLVRPEGWNK, encoded by the coding sequence ATGGATGAAAAAGCAATTACTGTAGGGATTGAAAATTTTGAAAAAATAATAAAAGATGGACATTATTATGTGGATAAATCGTTATTAATAGAAGAAATACTTGAAAACCAGACACCTGTAACATTTTTTACAAGACCAAGAAGATTTGGAAAAACACTTAATATGTCAATGATTAAATATTTTTTTGATGTTGAAAATAAAAATAAAGGCCATAAAATGAGCAAAGACTTTAACAAGATATGTGAAGAAATAGAGATTATAGATAAACTGCTTGTAAGACCAGAGGGGTGGAATAAGTAA
- a CDS encoding outer membrane beta-barrel protein, with the protein MKKTLIGLFLVLGAASFADAGKIEAKGGIDFGGKYHYGKNYKNQKVKNSSGEIGAEYRYEVTPGLELGGGTAFQFHKDLKDKVSGQNLKNYNSFPVYGTAKYTFDTQTVVKPYVKGDLGYSFNNGNHDYGTLGKYKAKGGAYYAVGGGVNFNNVNVELMYKENKGKYDYEGPLGVKSKYNANYKRVSLGVGYDFNLGY; encoded by the coding sequence ATGAAAAAAACATTAATTGGTTTATTTTTAGTTTTGGGTGCAGCTTCATTTGCAGATGCTGGAAAAATTGAAGCCAAAGGTGGAATAGATTTTGGTGGAAAATATCACTATGGAAAAAATTATAAAAATCAAAAAGTTAAAAACAGTTCAGGAGAAATTGGTGCTGAATACAGATACGAAGTAACACCTGGATTAGAATTAGGTGGAGGTACAGCTTTCCAATTCCATAAAGACTTAAAAGATAAAGTTTCTGGACAAAATTTGAAAAATTATAATTCATTCCCTGTGTATGGAACTGCAAAATATACTTTTGACACACAAACAGTTGTTAAACCTTATGTTAAAGGTGATTTAGGATATTCATTCAATAATGGAAATCATGATTACGGTACTTTAGGAAAATATAAAGCTAAAGGTGGAGCATACTACGCTGTAGGTGGAGGAGTTAACTTCAACAACGTAAACGTAGAACTTATGTACAAAGAAAACAAAGGTAAATATGACTATGAAGGACCTTTAGGTGTTAAATCTAAATATAATGCTAACTACAAAAGAGTATCTCTTGGTGTAGGTTATGACTTCAATTTAGGATACTAA
- a CDS encoding ABC transporter substrate-binding protein, with protein sequence MRKLFMMMLLVTVFIISCGKKAANSNVIKIGVIAPLTGNYAQYGTAVKEGVELKVEAINNAGGINGKKIELVIADSKGDVQESVNAFKKMVSQDKVNVVIGEVMSSTSQAISGLAQSAKVPLISATATSLDVTKGKDFVFRTTFTDPYQGTSTAKYAKSKGVKSIAILTNSSNDYSVGIANAFKEQAKKDGIIITEEKYTNDDKDFKAILTKVKGQNPQAIFIPDYYNTIGLIISQAKDLGINAQYFGGDGWDGIQTNFGAVAEGAIFASQFSPEDKAENVQKFMKAYQAKFNKEPIMFAALGYDTVEIIEAALKSAKDLSGTSIKEAMNGVSGIDLITGKLKFDADRNPEKAVTFIEVKGGKLTLKEKF encoded by the coding sequence ATGAGAAAATTATTTATGATGATGTTGCTAGTCACCGTTTTTATTATTAGCTGCGGGAAAAAAGCTGCCAACAGCAATGTTATAAAAATAGGTGTTATTGCACCGCTTACAGGAAATTATGCACAGTACGGGACTGCTGTAAAAGAAGGCGTTGAACTGAAAGTTGAAGCTATTAACAATGCAGGCGGGATTAATGGGAAAAAAATCGAGCTTGTCATTGCGGATAGTAAAGGTGATGTGCAGGAGTCAGTGAATGCGTTTAAGAAAATGGTTTCGCAAGATAAGGTGAATGTTGTAATTGGAGAAGTTATGTCTTCTACTTCACAGGCTATTTCAGGGCTTGCTCAAAGTGCAAAAGTTCCTTTAATTTCAGCGACTGCTACAAGCCTTGATGTTACAAAAGGAAAAGATTTTGTATTCAGAACGACATTTACAGATCCTTATCAAGGGACTTCCACTGCAAAATATGCAAAATCTAAAGGTGTAAAGTCAATTGCAATCTTGACTAATTCTTCGAATGATTATTCTGTAGGAATTGCAAATGCGTTTAAGGAGCAGGCTAAAAAAGATGGAATAATTATTACTGAAGAAAAGTATACAAATGACGACAAAGATTTTAAAGCGATTTTGACAAAAGTGAAAGGACAAAATCCACAGGCTATTTTTATACCTGATTATTACAATACAATCGGATTGATTATTTCTCAGGCAAAAGATCTGGGAATCAATGCTCAGTATTTTGGCGGAGATGGATGGGATGGAATTCAGACTAACTTTGGAGCAGTTGCAGAAGGTGCAATTTTCGCAAGCCAATTTTCTCCAGAGGATAAGGCTGAAAATGTTCAGAAATTTATGAAGGCTTATCAAGCTAAATTTAATAAGGAACCAATAATGTTTGCTGCGCTTGGATATGACACAGTGGAAATTATAGAAGCTGCGCTAAAATCTGCAAAAGATTTGTCAGGGACATCTATAAAGGAAGCTATGAATGGAGTTAGCGGTATTGATTTAATTACTGGAAAATTAAAATTTGATGCTGATAGAAACCCTGAAAAAGCGGTTACATTTATTGAAGTAAAAGGCGGAAAGCTTACATTGAAAGAAAAATTTTAA
- a CDS encoding ABC transporter substrate-binding protein, producing MKKILFLVSLLALFVLSCGAKASKDKNVIKVGVIGALTGNVAQYGTSTINGFKLKVKEINAAGGINGKKIEIVEADSKGDVQEAINAFKKMVSQDKIDIFVGEVTSGPSLAIAPLAQQAKIPMITATGTAFDITKGKDFVYRTTFTDPYQGVVVAKYSKAKGYKNITVLTNTGSDYSVGLANAFKEQAKKEGIQVKEGQYTADDKDFRALLTKVKGYNSDVIFVPDYYNTIGLILTQAKELGINAQFMGGDGWDGIQTNFGQVANGAVFASQFAPDDPDPNVQKFIAAYRNEYKIDPIIFAALGYDTGTILETALKNVSDLSSKDAIKEAIKNFNGTLVTGSLKYDAERNPEKKVTFIEVKDGKLALKEKF from the coding sequence ATGAAAAAAATATTATTTTTAGTTTCATTATTGGCATTGTTCGTATTAAGCTGCGGAGCAAAGGCATCTAAGGACAAAAATGTTATAAAAGTTGGTGTTATAGGAGCATTGACTGGAAACGTGGCACAATATGGAACAAGTACAATAAACGGATTTAAATTGAAAGTAAAGGAAATAAACGCTGCTGGTGGGATTAACGGTAAAAAAATTGAAATTGTGGAAGCGGACAGTAAAGGTGATGTGCAGGAAGCTATTAATGCCTTTAAAAAAATGGTTTCACAGGATAAAATTGACATTTTTGTAGGAGAAGTAACATCTGGGCCATCTCTTGCAATTGCACCGCTTGCACAGCAGGCTAAAATTCCTATGATTACAGCGACTGGAACTGCATTTGACATCACAAAGGGAAAAGATTTTGTTTATAGAACTACATTTACAGATCCTTATCAAGGTGTCGTTGTTGCAAAGTATTCAAAAGCAAAAGGCTATAAAAATATTACAGTTTTAACTAATACAGGAAGCGACTATTCTGTCGGGCTTGCCAACGCATTTAAGGAACAGGCTAAAAAAGAAGGGATTCAAGTGAAAGAAGGGCAGTATACTGCTGATGACAAGGACTTTAGAGCATTGCTTACAAAAGTAAAAGGATACAATTCTGACGTAATTTTCGTACCAGATTACTACAATACAATTGGACTTATTTTGACACAGGCAAAAGAACTTGGAATAAACGCTCAATTTATGGGTGGAGATGGATGGGATGGAATCCAGACTAACTTTGGACAAGTTGCAAATGGAGCAGTTTTTGCAAGCCAGTTTGCACCAGACGATCCTGATCCAAATGTTCAGAAATTCATTGCCGCATACAGAAATGAATATAAAATAGATCCAATCATCTTTGCCGCTTTAGGATATGACACAGGAACTATTTTGGAAACAGCATTAAAAAATGTTTCTGATTTATCTTCAAAAGATGCAATAAAAGAAGCAATCAAAAACTTTAACGGGACTTTGGTTACAGGTTCGTTAAAATACGACGCAGAAAGAAATCCTGAGAAAAAAGTTACGTTTATTGAAGTAAAAGATGGAAAACTTGCATTGAAGGAAAAATTCTAA
- a CDS encoding branched-chain amino acid ABC transporter permease yields the protein MLKSFIEQTINGLQTGSIYALIALGYTMVYGIVKLINFAHGDILMVGAYATLIAVSHGMPLIVAIILSIVLCAILGVVIDFFAYRPIRNAPKISALITAIGMSFLLESLALIIFGANPKVIDQKYIPAFLSNNNKISLGFLHISMLTIFVIAVTSICMIALNLFIKNTKLGKATRAVSQDTGAAQLMGINVNRTIAITFAIGSGLGALGGALYAIVYPQIEPYMGMLPGLKAFIAAVFGGIGSIPGAMVGGYVLGLLEAYVKGSSLTTWANPIVFGVLILILIFKPNGLFGKNMKEKV from the coding sequence ATGTTAAAGAGTTTTATTGAACAGACTATTAACGGACTGCAGACTGGAAGTATTTATGCCTTGATTGCGTTGGGATATACAATGGTTTACGGTATCGTTAAGCTTATAAATTTTGCACATGGGGATATACTTATGGTGGGGGCTTATGCAACTTTAATTGCCGTGTCACACGGGATGCCGCTAATTGTGGCTATTATTTTGTCAATTGTTTTGTGTGCCATTCTGGGAGTTGTAATCGACTTTTTTGCATACCGTCCGATTAGGAATGCACCTAAAATTTCGGCACTTATAACAGCTATTGGAATGAGCTTTTTATTGGAAAGTCTAGCGCTTATAATATTTGGCGCAAATCCAAAAGTTATTGATCAGAAGTACATACCGGCATTTTTATCAAATAATAATAAAATCAGTCTAGGATTTTTGCATATCAGCATGCTTACAATATTTGTAATAGCGGTTACATCAATTTGCATGATTGCTTTAAACCTGTTTATTAAAAATACAAAACTAGGAAAAGCGACAAGGGCGGTTTCTCAGGATACGGGGGCGGCACAGCTTATGGGAATTAATGTGAACAGGACTATTGCTATAACATTTGCAATTGGATCTGGACTTGGTGCATTAGGTGGAGCATTATATGCAATTGTTTATCCGCAAATTGAGCCGTACATGGGAATGCTGCCAGGATTAAAGGCGTTTATTGCGGCTGTATTTGGAGGAATTGGAAGTATTCCGGGAGCTATGGTTGGAGGATATGTCTTAGGGCTTCTTGAAGCGTATGTAAAAGGTTCATCGCTTACAACTTGGGCAAATCCTATTGTGTTTGGCGTGTTAATATTGATATTGATTTTTAAACCAAATGGACTATTTGGAAAGAATATGAAGGAAAAAGTATAA
- a CDS encoding branched-chain amino acid ABC transporter permease, producing MEKDNKDIKIKNVNSTEKKQNEQNNNNKETKEYKWQSLNYFNRLNVKNYVVTFISIIALYIILSFTFDPNDAFSYTKGIYINVLIYVLFAVSLNITVGLMGQLNLGQAGFIAIGGYSAAFISKILANYNLPPIIQLVLVSLFGGLVAAVFGFLVGGSTLRLRGDYLAIITLAFGEIIKYIIQNLDFLGGATGLNNIPTILDFSNTYFIVIISIVIITMAMTSRKGKEILSIREDEIAAENIGIGLNRVKLYGFAFSAFFAGVGGSLFAHNVGILTPDKFGFLFSIEILVMVVLGGLGSITGAIVAAMILTLLNERLRDVSQFRYLIYAIILISLMIFRPKGIFGTKEFTFAGTKRRINRIRNYRNSKNEKKED from the coding sequence ATGGAAAAAGATAATAAAGATATAAAAATAAAAAATGTAAACAGTACGGAAAAAAAGCAAAATGAACAGAATAACAATAATAAAGAAACAAAAGAATATAAATGGCAGAGCTTAAATTACTTTAACAGGCTGAATGTAAAAAATTATGTAGTCACATTTATTTCAATAATTGCGCTTTATATTATTTTGAGTTTTACCTTTGATCCAAATGATGCTTTCAGCTATACAAAAGGAATTTATATAAACGTATTAATTTATGTATTATTTGCAGTAAGCCTGAATATAACAGTAGGGCTTATGGGGCAGCTTAATCTGGGGCAGGCTGGATTTATAGCGATAGGTGGATATTCAGCGGCATTTATTTCAAAAATACTGGCAAATTACAATTTGCCTCCAATTATACAATTAGTTTTAGTATCATTATTTGGAGGGCTTGTTGCGGCTGTATTCGGATTTTTAGTTGGCGGAAGCACGCTTAGGCTAAGAGGAGACTATCTTGCGATTATTACGCTTGCCTTTGGGGAAATCATAAAATACATCATTCAGAATCTGGATTTTTTAGGCGGAGCAACTGGACTTAACAATATTCCGACAATTCTAGATTTTTCAAATACGTATTTTATTGTAATTATTTCTATTGTTATAATTACAATGGCAATGACTTCACGAAAAGGAAAAGAAATTTTGTCAATAAGGGAAGATGAAATTGCGGCAGAAAATATTGGAATCGGGTTAAATCGTGTAAAGCTTTATGGATTTGCTTTTTCAGCATTTTTTGCTGGAGTGGGCGGATCATTATTTGCACATAATGTAGGAATTTTAACACCTGATAAATTTGGCTTTTTGTTCTCGATAGAAATACTTGTTATGGTGGTGCTTGGAGGGCTTGGAAGTATCACAGGAGCGATTGTTGCTGCGATGATTTTGACTTTACTAAATGAAAGGTTAAGAGATGTTTCGCAGTTCAGATATCTAATTTATGCAATTATATTGATTTCGTTAATGATTTTCCGTCCAAAAGGGATTTTTGGAACAAAGGAATTTACATTTGCAGGAACAAAGAGAAGAATTAATCGGATTAGAAATTATAGAAATAGCAAGAATGAAAAAAAAGAGGATTAA